The following are encoded in a window of Spiroplasma tabanidicola genomic DNA:
- a CDS encoding NAD(P)/FAD-dependent oxidoreductase, translated as MIKDVLIIGAGPAGLYAWKLARNYDLSGTIVDAEKSYGGQVNRLYPTKTLRNLPGIDIKIAKNVMDEMYNMIEKDESIFEQKFFCSVEKIEMIDENIEKNLIKNYFKVTFSDKTTQVYKKILCTIGIGFYERKKLLEKDYENILYGIDNLKKFKDKKILVFGGGDSAIDFANELINWTKTVKLIHRRNEFRGALSGVNEAAKNGVEVLTPYVFKSILKEENNLVKEIELENCETKKVLKLDFEYAVVNFGADWKMEKDFFINYKVENNHIIVDENMMTSIEGVYAAGDCCTYKGKINNIVSAFYEAMKAILNIDKLVKDRNKLGNGW; from the coding sequence ATGATAAAAGATGTTCTTATTATTGGGGCTGGGCCAGCTGGTTTATATGCATGAAAACTAGCTAGAAATTATGATTTGTCAGGAACTATTGTTGATGCTGAAAAATCATATGGAGGACAAGTCAATAGACTTTATCCAACAAAAACTTTAAGAAATTTACCTGGAATTGATATAAAAATTGCAAAAAATGTTATGGATGAAATGTATAACATGATTGAAAAAGATGAAAGTATTTTTGAACAAAAATTTTTTTGTAGTGTTGAAAAAATTGAGATGATTGATGAAAACATTGAAAAAAACTTAATTAAAAATTATTTCAAAGTTACATTTTCAGATAAAACAACTCAAGTCTATAAAAAGATTTTATGCACAATTGGTATTGGTTTTTATGAAAGAAAAAAACTTTTAGAAAAAGACTATGAAAATATTTTATATGGTATAGATAATTTAAAAAAGTTTAAAGATAAAAAAATATTAGTTTTTGGAGGAGGGGACTCTGCAATTGATTTTGCCAATGAACTTATAAATTGAACAAAAACAGTAAAACTGATTCATAGAAGAAACGAATTTAGAGGTGCATTAAGCGGAGTTAATGAGGCTGCTAAAAATGGAGTAGAAGTTTTAACACCTTATGTATTTAAATCAATTTTGAAAGAAGAAAATAATTTAGTAAAAGAAATAGAACTTGAAAATTGTGAAACAAAAAAAGTTTTAAAACTTGATTTCGAATATGCTGTTGTGAATTTTGGAGCAGATTGAAAAATGGAAAAAGATTTTTTTATAAATTATAAAGTTGAAAACAATCATATTATAGTCGATGAAAATATGATGACTTCAATCGAAGGAGTATATGCAGCAGGAGATTGTTGTACATATAAAGGAAAAATAAATAACATAGTTTCTGCATTTTACGAAGCAATGAAAGCAATTTTAAATATAGATAAATTAGTAAAAGATAGAAATAAACTAGGAAATGGTTGATAA
- the tsaE gene encoding tRNA (adenosine(37)-N6)-threonylcarbamoyltransferase complex ATPase subunit type 1 TsaE — translation MIINSLEEINKVVNLMVPYCKKNVAILLSGDLGAGKTTFTKRLLKKLGVNEVVNSPTFVIMNQYKVNNLNINHVDAYRLNENEESDMYLEQFYNALNIIEWSDNLNIKYEQYFKIIKISIKIVNENVRKFVIEGV, via the coding sequence ATGATTATAAATTCTTTAGAAGAAATAAATAAAGTTGTTAATTTAATGGTACCATATTGCAAAAAAAATGTAGCAATATTATTATCTGGAGATTTAGGTGCTGGAAAAACTACATTTACTAAAAGATTATTAAAAAAACTTGGTGTTAACGAAGTTGTAAATTCTCCAACTTTTGTAATTATGAATCAATATAAAGTAAATAATTTAAATATTAATCATGTTGATGCATATCGATTAAATGAAAATGAAGAATCAGATATGTATTTAGAACAATTTTATAATGCTTTAAATATTATTGAATGAAGTGATAATTTAAACATAAAATATGAACAATATTTTAAAATAATAAAAATATCAATTAAAATAGTAAATGAAAATGTTAGAAAGTTTGTGATAGAAGGTGTTTAA
- a CDS encoding PTS ascorbate transporter subunit IIC, with the protein MNEFIYFIKGFFGAPAVLIALFALFGSIMQRNKFTDVLLSTLKAAVGYLILAGGIGLLVSTLDDFTVSFNQLFGLTGIMPNSDALAGNIMKAIPQIATIAALMMFISIIINIMLARFSRFKYIFLTGHHTLFICVVIATMFHIAGLDLSSDIWYFLVVGSGIVSIYMLLSPALTKPYMEYLTQDKKLYIGHANVFGFAIAGAIGRLVGKIKKGKVKSTEDIRFPKWLSVFSNSTVSVAVTMIIIFGITYGSMWGVYGKEQMVSLGVIGSSDSVIVKILLDALTFTAGVEVLIYGIKTMVGELIPALEGISQRLIPGAKMAVDCSVALYYSPTAVLLGFVSSFAGGIIGLLISIGLNLAAPAMIPSVIIPGIIAHFFTGGVSGTFGNIKGGVLGAILGAFVNGLLLSFVPILFILMEQVYGAQFDPNNVLQWAESDYSLMSLVGWILYFVWTKWLLLAIVLCVMIALIVDGVIWERKDRKNRPEFYAELKEIQQKIKANRIAEKEKRKADKKLSVNESKVKRE; encoded by the coding sequence ATGAATGAATTTATATATTTTATTAAAGGATTCTTTGGAGCACCTGCTGTTTTAATAGCATTGTTTGCTTTATTTGGATCTATAATGCAAAGAAATAAATTTACTGATGTGTTGCTATCAACTTTAAAAGCAGCTGTAGGTTATTTAATTCTAGCAGGTGGAATTGGTCTTTTAGTATCTACATTAGATGATTTCACAGTTTCGTTTAATCAATTATTTGGATTAACCGGAATTATGCCAAATTCTGATGCATTGGCAGGTAATATTATGAAAGCTATTCCTCAAATAGCTACAATAGCAGCTTTAATGATGTTTATATCAATAATTATCAACATTATGCTTGCTAGATTCTCAAGATTTAAATATATCTTTTTAACAGGTCATCATACTTTATTTATTTGTGTAGTAATAGCTACTATGTTCCATATTGCTGGATTAGACCTATCAAGTGATATTTGATACTTCTTAGTTGTAGGATCAGGAATAGTTTCAATTTATATGTTACTATCTCCAGCATTAACAAAACCATATATGGAATATTTAACACAAGATAAAAAACTATATATCGGACATGCAAATGTTTTTGGATTTGCAATTGCAGGAGCAATAGGTAGATTGGTTGGAAAAATCAAAAAAGGAAAAGTAAAATCTACTGAGGATATAAGATTTCCAAAATGATTAAGTGTATTTTCAAACTCAACAGTTTCAGTTGCTGTAACTATGATTATTATATTTGGAATTACATATGGTTCAATGTGAGGTGTTTATGGTAAAGAACAAATGGTCTCACTAGGAGTTATAGGTTCTAGTGACTCAGTGATTGTAAAAATTTTATTAGATGCTTTAACATTTACAGCAGGAGTAGAAGTTTTAATATATGGAATTAAAACAATGGTTGGAGAATTAATTCCTGCATTAGAAGGTATAAGTCAAAGATTAATACCTGGAGCAAAAATGGCAGTAGATTGTTCTGTTGCATTATATTATTCACCGACTGCAGTATTATTAGGATTTGTATCAAGTTTTGCAGGGGGAATCATAGGATTACTAATTTCTATTGGATTGAATTTAGCAGCCCCAGCGATGATACCATCTGTTATCATTCCAGGAATTATTGCACACTTCTTCACAGGAGGAGTTAGTGGGACATTTGGAAATATAAAAGGTGGTGTATTAGGAGCTATATTGGGAGCTTTTGTAAATGGTTTATTATTATCATTTGTACCAATTTTATTCATATTAATGGAACAAGTTTATGGAGCTCAATTTGATCCAAATAATGTATTACAGTGAGCAGAATCAGACTACTCATTAATGTCATTAGTTGGTTGAATATTGTACTTTGTATGAACAAAATGATTATTGTTAGCTATTGTTCTTTGTGTAATGATTGCATTAATTGTGGATGGAGTAATTTGAGAAAGAAAAGATAGAAAAAATAGACCTGAGTTTTATGCAGAGTTAAAAGAAATTCAACAAAAAATTAAAGCAAATAGAATTGCTGAAAAAGAAAAAAGAAAAGCAGATAAAAAACTTTCTGTAAATGAAAGCAAAGTTAAAAGAGAGTAG
- the rbsK gene encoding ribokinase — MKKIITTGSIGVDYVFLVDKLPNKGQSIISKKFEVFCGGKGANQAVSLGKLGASVKMIGHVGNDENGNISIKNLMDNSIDTKYVKKVSNYTTQIANIVVDDNGDNLLIVDVGANFSFTREEVEDYKHLIDEADIVLTQLETSIEFIEEFLKYAKEKNKIVILNPGPAKLISKDLIQCCDFITPNETELCILLNKEYTEDFETLKKYAFELQDISQKNVIVTLGINGSMWINEKKEFKKYEAYKIKAVDATAAGDTFMGGFTTYLAMNKNIDECIRYATAASALAVTKLGAQSSIPSKKEVEEFIKKNN, encoded by the coding sequence ATGAAAAAAATAATTACAACCGGTTCTATTGGAGTTGACTATGTATTTTTAGTTGATAAACTTCCTAATAAAGGTCAATCAATAATTTCTAAAAAATTTGAAGTTTTTTGTGGAGGTAAAGGTGCTAATCAAGCTGTATCACTTGGAAAACTCGGAGCAAGTGTTAAAATGATTGGTCATGTTGGTAATGATGAAAATGGAAATATCTCAATTAAAAATTTAATGGATAATTCAATTGATACAAAATATGTAAAAAAAGTATCTAATTATACAACTCAAATAGCTAATATAGTTGTTGATGATAACGGAGATAACTTGTTAATTGTAGATGTAGGAGCTAACTTCTCTTTTACTAGAGAAGAAGTAGAAGATTACAAACACTTAATTGATGAAGCAGATATTGTACTAACACAATTAGAAACATCAATTGAGTTTATTGAAGAGTTTTTAAAATATGCAAAAGAAAAAAATAAAATAGTTATTTTAAATCCAGGGCCTGCAAAATTAATTTCAAAAGATTTAATTCAATGTTGTGATTTTATAACTCCAAATGAAACAGAATTATGTATTCTTTTGAATAAAGAATACACAGAAGATTTTGAAACTTTAAAAAAATATGCTTTCGAGTTACAAGATATATCTCAAAAAAATGTAATTGTAACTCTTGGAATAAATGGATCAATGTGAATAAATGAAAAAAAAGAGTTTAAAAAATATGAAGCATATAAAATAAAAGCGGTTGATGCAACCGCTGCAGGTGATACATTTATGGGGGGATTTACAACTTATCTTGCAATGAATAAAAACATTGATGAATGCATAAGATATGCAACAGCAGCTAGTGCTTTAGCGGTAACTAAATTAGGAGCGCAATCTTCTATACCATCTAAAAAAGAAGTTGAAGAGTTTATTAAAAAAAATAATTAA
- a CDS encoding MurR/RpiR family transcriptional regulator, translating into MKSLKLTDSEQYVIDQIDKDIEYFISNNLKNLSIKYNVGEATLIRLIKKLEYASLKAMQIDYSLKTKTNELTKIYPPNSSQNITHNVSSFEIYSILESKNIVDHEQLKQVADVIIASKSVVFFGVEASYLSALFLSRNLQKVGINNTVYESVHGCITNLSFVESENSVIIIFCSSGLTKEANEVAKYAINNNIKVVWITSTNSIEVNNANLQKANFKLYHSYHKNETLRFPSISSSSGQMFISNLLFNLILNTDKNAFETLEKSNLILKDWNNS; encoded by the coding sequence ATGAAAAGTTTAAAATTAACTGATAGCGAACAATACGTTATAGATCAAATAGATAAAGATATTGAATATTTTATTTCTAATAATTTGAAAAATTTATCTATCAAATATAATGTGGGTGAAGCAACTTTAATTAGATTGATTAAAAAGTTAGAGTATGCATCTTTAAAGGCAATGCAAATTGATTATTCTCTAAAAACTAAAACTAATGAATTGACTAAAATTTATCCTCCAAACAGCAGTCAGAATATTACACATAATGTTTCAAGCTTTGAAATTTATTCAATACTTGAAAGTAAAAACATTGTAGATCATGAGCAACTTAAACAAGTTGCAGATGTTATTATTGCTTCTAAAAGTGTTGTTTTTTTTGGAGTTGAAGCTTCATATTTATCGGCATTATTTTTGTCAAGAAATTTGCAAAAAGTTGGTATTAATAACACTGTTTACGAATCTGTTCATGGATGTATTACTAATTTAAGTTTTGTTGAATCAGAAAATTCAGTAATTATAATTTTTTGTTCTAGCGGTCTTACTAAAGAAGCTAATGAAGTTGCAAAATATGCTATAAATAATAATATTAAAGTAGTTTGAATAACTTCTACTAATAGTATTGAAGTTAATAATGCTAATTTACAAAAAGCTAATTTTAAACTTTATCATTCTTATCATAAGAATGAGACTTTAAGATTTCCCTCAATTAGTTCAAGTAGTGGACAAATGTTCATATCAAATTTATTATTTAACTTAATTTTAAATACTGATAAGAATGCTTTTGAAACTCTTGAAAAATCTAATTTAATTTTAAAAGATTGAAATAATAGTTAA
- a CDS encoding Cof-type HAD-IIB family hydrolase — translation MINKNIELIALDMDGTSYKSLGKHIESNLEPINKVLENGKKVVFVTGRPFESEANELHLYNFKKNESFMIAFNGAVIYDILEKKVIQENVIQKGIVEKVFEILNKEEYKDTSIWAYSKNNKGIFINKSIEDNKLVEVETKLFDGIIHIVGKNTIFTDCYKILLIDFDKKLIEELKEIGLNVFWHDGSISAEVTSKNVDKAIALKYILKHYNIDPSQVMAMGDGANDIPMLDYAGLSIVPANAKDEIKKHAKVISKYTFLEGAVGMAIKKYILGE, via the coding sequence ATGATTAATAAAAATATTGAATTAATAGCTTTGGATATGGATGGAACTAGTTATAAAAGTTTGGGAAAACATATCGAAAGTAATTTAGAACCTATTAATAAAGTACTTGAAAATGGAAAAAAAGTAGTTTTTGTAACAGGTAGGCCTTTTGAAAGTGAAGCGAATGAGCTTCATCTTTATAACTTTAAAAAAAATGAATCTTTTATGATTGCTTTTAATGGTGCTGTAATTTATGATATTTTGGAAAAAAAAGTAATACAAGAAAATGTGATACAGAAAGGTATCGTAGAAAAAGTTTTTGAAATATTAAATAAAGAAGAATATAAAGATACAAGTATTTGAGCGTATTCAAAAAATAATAAAGGAATTTTTATAAATAAATCTATAGAAGATAATAAACTTGTGGAAGTAGAAACTAAACTTTTTGATGGAATCATCCATATAGTTGGAAAAAACACAATTTTTACAGATTGTTATAAAATTTTATTAATTGATTTTGATAAAAAGTTAATTGAAGAGTTGAAAGAAATTGGGTTAAATGTTTTTTGGCATGATGGTTCTATTTCTGCAGAAGTAACTAGTAAAAATGTAGATAAAGCAATTGCTTTAAAGTATATATTAAAGCATTACAATATTGATCCAAGTCAAGTTATGGCTATGGGTGATGGAGCCAATGATATACCAATGTTAGATTATGCAGGACTATCAATTGTCCCTGCAAATGCAAAAGATGAAATAAAAAAACATGCAAAAGTAATTTCTAAATACACATTTTTAGAAGGTGCAGTTGGAATGGCTATAAAAAAATATATATTAGGAGAATAA
- the proS gene encoding proline--tRNA ligase has product MAQKIEKITSREDDFSQWYTDVVKNAGLADYGSVKGTMIFKPYGYAIWENIVAITDKMFKEQNVQNVYFPLLIPKNLFSKEKEHIEGFAPELATVTKVGDKDLSEELYIRPTSEVLICTHFAKEVKSYRDLPLIYNQWTNVMRWEKTTRPFLRTSEFLWQEGHTVHASEQEAKNMTLTMFDVYKKLANDYLLLPVISGRKTEKEKFSGAKETYSIEALMYDGQALQSGTSHYFGTNFAEAFNIKFQNKDQKEEFAYSTSWGVSTRLIGAIIMTHSDDQGLVLPSKIAPIQIQIININESEEVEKTSNQLFNSLKDSYRVFIDKTDKSFGFKISEAEIKGIPIRIEIGPRDLTNNVVTISRRDTRTKEQVSIDKVVEYVEKQIQDYDKNIYNIALKNLKNKTYEANTIDEYESILNKNQGLVLVPFCGDINCENQVKERTQTNSRCIPDIDEKIEAKCFNCEKQAKYRVYFARAY; this is encoded by the coding sequence ATGGCTCAAAAAATAGAAAAAATAACTTCAAGAGAGGATGATTTTTCGCAATGATATACAGATGTAGTTAAAAATGCAGGTTTAGCAGATTATGGTTCAGTTAAAGGTACAATGATTTTTAAACCTTATGGATATGCAATTTGGGAAAATATTGTTGCTATTACTGACAAAATGTTTAAAGAACAAAATGTACAAAATGTTTATTTTCCATTATTAATTCCAAAAAATTTATTTAGTAAAGAAAAAGAACATATTGAAGGATTTGCACCTGAATTAGCAACAGTTACAAAAGTTGGTGATAAAGATTTATCAGAAGAACTATACATTAGACCAACAAGTGAAGTATTAATTTGTACTCATTTTGCAAAAGAAGTTAAATCCTATCGTGACCTTCCTTTGATTTATAATCAATGAACTAATGTAATGCGCTGAGAAAAAACCACAAGACCTTTTTTAAGAACTAGTGAATTTTTATGGCAAGAAGGTCATACTGTTCATGCAAGTGAACAAGAAGCAAAAAATATGACGTTAACTATGTTTGATGTTTACAAAAAATTAGCAAATGATTATTTATTATTACCAGTTATAAGTGGTAGAAAAACTGAAAAAGAGAAGTTTTCAGGTGCAAAAGAAACTTATTCAATTGAAGCTTTGATGTATGATGGTCAAGCTCTTCAATCGGGAACAAGTCATTATTTTGGAACAAACTTTGCTGAAGCTTTTAATATTAAGTTTCAAAATAAAGATCAAAAAGAAGAGTTTGCGTACTCTACTAGTTGAGGAGTTTCAACAAGATTAATAGGAGCTATTATTATGACTCATTCAGATGATCAAGGTCTAGTTTTACCTTCAAAAATTGCACCAATTCAAATTCAAATTATTAATATTAACGAATCTGAAGAAGTAGAAAAAACCTCAAACCAATTATTCAATAGTTTAAAAGATAGTTACAGAGTTTTTATTGATAAAACTGATAAATCATTTGGTTTTAAAATAAGTGAGGCTGAAATTAAAGGTATTCCAATTAGAATAGAAATTGGTCCAAGAGATTTAACCAATAATGTAGTAACGATATCTAGAAGAGATACAAGAACAAAAGAGCAAGTAAGTATAGATAAGGTAGTTGAATATGTTGAAAAACAAATTCAAGATTATGATAAAAATATTTATAATATTGCATTAAAAAATTTAAAAAATAAAACATATGAAGCAAATACAATTGATGAATATGAATCAATTTTGAATAAAAACCAAGGTTTAGTATTAGTTCCATTTTGCGGTGATATCAATTGTGAAAATCAAGTTAAAGAAAGAACTCAAACAAATTCAAGATGTATTCCTGATATTGACGAAAAAATAGAAGCAAAATGCTTTAATTGTGAAAAACAAGCGAAATATAGAGTTTATTTTGCAAGAGCATATTAA
- the tsaB gene encoding tRNA (adenosine(37)-N6)-threonylcarbamoyltransferase complex dimerization subunit type 1 TsaB: MNLFIDTSNNNLILILEKDNNVIDSFVEKNQTRLSDIVLIEINKLLKKHDLTLRNIEKFYITKGPGSYTGVRLAITIVKTLKTVNNSFRVYAISSLAYQAGSSDCVSLLDAKGQKSYVGVYQNKRNIIVDQLLPDEYICDFCKNYKDFALIKDYYEIDFVKNYLDLKEKFELIEDIDNLEPVYIKNFI, translated from the coding sequence ATGAATTTGTTTATAGATACAAGTAATAATAATTTAATATTAATTTTAGAAAAGGATAATAATGTAATTGATAGCTTTGTTGAAAAAAATCAAACAAGACTAAGTGATATAGTTTTAATAGAAATTAATAAACTATTAAAAAAACACGATTTAACTTTAAGAAATATTGAAAAATTTTATATTACAAAAGGGCCGGGTAGTTATACAGGAGTAAGGTTAGCAATAACAATTGTAAAAACTTTAAAAACAGTGAATAACAGTTTTAGAGTTTATGCAATAAGTAGTTTAGCTTATCAAGCAGGAAGTAGTGATTGTGTGAGTTTATTAGATGCCAAGGGCCAAAAATCATATGTTGGAGTTTATCAAAATAAAAGAAATATAATTGTAGATCAGCTTTTACCAGACGAATATATTTGCGATTTTTGTAAAAACTATAAAGATTTTGCATTAATAAAGGATTATTATGAAATTGACTTTGTAAAAAATTATTTAGATTTAAAAGAAAAGTTTGAATTAATTGAAGATATTGATAATTTAGAACCAGTTTATATAAAAAACTTTATTTAA
- the deoC gene encoding deoxyribose-phosphate aldolase → MKINKYIDSTLLKPEATKEDVIEFCKEAIENDFAAVCLHVSRIKLAKEMLKNSNIEISGTVGFPFGNTSVEVKILEAKESIKMGATEIDFVINIGYVKDHNWELVLNELKEIKKAIPNNIVKVILENCLLTNEEIVKCCKLACEAKIDYVKTSTGYS, encoded by the coding sequence ATGAAAATAAACAAATATATTGACTCTACATTATTAAAACCTGAGGCAACTAAAGAAGATGTAATAGAATTTTGCAAAGAAGCTATTGAAAACGATTTTGCAGCAGTTTGTTTACATGTATCTAGAATAAAACTTGCAAAAGAAATGCTGAAAAATAGCAATATTGAAATTTCAGGAACTGTTGGTTTTCCGTTTGGAAACACAAGCGTAGAAGTAAAAATATTAGAAGCAAAAGAAAGTATAAAAATGGGTGCAACTGAGATTGATTTTGTAATAAATATTGGTTATGTCAAAGATCATAATTGAGAATTGGTCTTAAATGAACTAAAAGAAATCAAAAAAGCAATCCCTAATAATATAGTTAAAGTTATTTTAGAAAATTGTTTGTTAACTAATGAAGAAATTGTGAAATGTTGTAAATTAGCATGTGAAGCGAAAATAGATTATGTGAAAACATCAACAGGTTATTCATAA
- the gpmI gene encoding 2,3-bisphosphoglycerate-independent phosphoglycerate mutase, translating to MKAKKPVLLAILDGWGLAGPGKGNAILEANMEFVESLKKEYPWVEAHASGEWVGLPEGQMGNSEVGHIHLGAGRIKYESLSLINKSIKDGTFEKNEALNKAIINCKNNNSAFHIMGLFSDGGVHSHMLHMFAAFEAAAKAGLKEIYVHLFTDGRDTKPTVAINYLNDLESLFKKYGVGSVGSISGRFYSMDRDKRMERVAQGYKSLVDRKDVNVFTNPADYIKEQYNEGKDDEGILPGYNQSAPNGYIKENDSVLFANFRPDRAIQMASTFTNHDYMAWSSPEFNGLTFLGDKIFFVSMMEYSESVLSKYIAFKPIEVINGLGEWVSMKGYQQLRIAETEKIAHVSFFFDGGKDYFKNGLATPEEIKLKGAAINLIPSTKEVPTYDLKPEMSAVEITDQLIKQIKKQKYDLIVLNYANCDMVGHTGVLDAAIKGVKTLDEQLKRVYEATKEAGYVLIITADHGNAEVMIDAEGGPNKKHTSQPVPIIVTDRTVKLRKKDAAIADVAPTILELIGEEIPSEMTQPSLIEK from the coding sequence ATGAAAGCAAAAAAACCAGTACTTTTAGCAATACTTGACGGATGAGGATTAGCAGGTCCGGGAAAAGGTAATGCAATTTTAGAAGCTAACATGGAATTTGTAGAAAGTCTTAAAAAAGAATATCCATGAGTTGAAGCGCATGCAAGCGGAGAATGAGTGGGACTTCCTGAAGGGCAGATGGGAAACTCAGAAGTAGGACACATTCATTTGGGAGCAGGAAGAATTAAGTATGAATCTCTATCCTTAATTAACAAATCTATTAAAGATGGAACATTTGAAAAAAATGAAGCATTAAATAAAGCTATCATAAACTGCAAAAACAATAATAGTGCATTCCATATTATGGGATTATTTTCAGATGGTGGAGTTCACTCACATATGTTACATATGTTTGCAGCATTTGAAGCTGCAGCAAAAGCTGGATTAAAAGAAATTTATGTTCATTTGTTTACAGATGGAAGAGATACAAAACCAACTGTTGCAATAAATTATTTAAATGATTTAGAATCATTATTTAAAAAGTATGGCGTTGGCTCTGTTGGATCAATTTCTGGTAGATTTTATTCAATGGATAGAGATAAAAGAATGGAAAGAGTTGCACAAGGTTATAAATCATTAGTAGATAGAAAAGATGTTAATGTATTTACTAATCCTGCAGACTATATTAAAGAACAATATAACGAAGGAAAAGATGATGAAGGAATTTTACCTGGTTACAATCAATCTGCTCCAAATGGTTATATAAAAGAAAATGACTCTGTTTTATTCGCAAACTTTAGACCTGATAGAGCAATTCAAATGGCAAGTACATTTACAAATCATGATTATATGGCTTGAAGTTCACCAGAGTTTAATGGATTAACTTTCTTAGGGGATAAAATCTTTTTTGTATCAATGATGGAATACTCAGAAAGTGTTTTATCAAAATACATTGCTTTCAAGCCTATTGAAGTTATAAACGGATTAGGGGAATGAGTAAGTATGAAAGGTTATCAACAATTAAGAATTGCTGAAACTGAAAAGATTGCTCATGTTAGTTTCTTTTTTGATGGAGGAAAAGATTACTTTAAAAATGGATTAGCAACACCTGAGGAAATTAAATTAAAAGGTGCGGCGATTAATCTGATACCATCTACAAAAGAAGTCCCAACATATGATTTAAAACCTGAAATGTCAGCTGTTGAAATTACAGATCAATTAATAAAACAAATTAAAAAACAAAAGTATGATTTAATAGTTTTAAATTATGCTAACTGTGATATGGTTGGACATACTGGAGTTTTAGACGCTGCTATTAAAGGAGTCAAAACTCTAGACGAACAATTAAAAAGAGTATATGAAGCAACAAAAGAAGCGGGTTATGTACTTATTATTACAGCTGACCACGGCAATGCAGAAGTTATGATTGATGCTGAAGGTGGACCGAACAAAAAACACACAAGCCAACCAGTGCCAATTATTGTTACAGATAGAACAGTTAAATTAAGAAAAAAAGATGCTGCAATCGCAGATGTTGCACCAACTATTTTAGAGTTAATAGGAGAAGAAATACCTTCTGAAATGACTCAACCATCATTAATTGAAAAATAA
- a CDS encoding ribulose-phosphate 3-epimerase yields MNKKIVAVSIYVFNFLEIGKKLEQLTNSGVNWIHLDIMDGIFVNNYALCQKFCSDIREKYKDIKIDIHMMCVESYKYIDSFSKAGANYFNFHYESITDKSPQHINEIIQKIKNSGMKPIMALNPETSVNQIEKYLSLLDGIMCMNILPGFNGQKLIPESYEKIKNLKDIREKKSLNYFIMTDGGAREDTYSQICESGADVIVVGAFVNVEENKIKEQVDKIQKFKNK; encoded by the coding sequence ATGAATAAAAAAATAGTAGCAGTTAGTATCTATGTTTTCAATTTCTTAGAAATTGGAAAAAAACTAGAGCAACTAACAAATTCAGGAGTAAATTGAATTCACTTAGATATAATGGATGGAATTTTTGTAAATAATTATGCTTTGTGTCAAAAATTTTGTTCAGATATTAGAGAAAAATATAAGGATATTAAAATAGATATCCACATGATGTGTGTTGAAAGTTATAAATATATTGATTCTTTTTCTAAAGCCGGAGCAAATTACTTTAACTTTCACTATGAATCGATAACAGATAAAAGCCCCCAACATATAAATGAAATAATTCAAAAAATAAAAAACTCGGGTATGAAACCTATTATGGCTTTAAACCCTGAAACAAGTGTAAATCAAATTGAAAAGTACCTATCTTTATTAGATGGAATAATGTGTATGAATATTTTGCCAGGGTTTAATGGTCAAAAATTAATTCCTGAATCTTATGAAAAAATAAAAAATTTGAAAGACATTAGAGAGAAAAAAAGTTTAAATTATTTTATAATGACAGATGGTGGAGCTAGAGAAGATACATATTCTCAAATATGTGAAAGTGGTGCAGATGTTATTGTTGTAGGTGCTTTTGTAAATGTTGAAGAAAATAAAATAAAAGAACAAGTTGATAAAATTCAGAAATTTAAAAATAAATAA